One window from the genome of Schistocerca piceifrons isolate TAMUIC-IGC-003096 chromosome 8, iqSchPice1.1, whole genome shotgun sequence encodes:
- the LOC124712478 gene encoding GA-binding protein subunit beta-1-like, with product MTQGWADAVVSHPQSVVELTRLIAEPPADTSAPSSPEGRPTSGADSQPRSDPGRTAVATAPPAALRHSPPPDDAVVSRMRSISEEERGRRLIQAAKLGMEEELQVLLAAGADVRVRDENWSGWTALHWAAQWGHVEAVRSLVQGGAELDARDNCQSTPMHLAAFSGHATVVKMLAASSADPNARNQWGATPLHCAAYCGYADVAAALLEVGANREARENMGRTALDLVRRNKHEHLEKMLI from the exons ATGACGCAGGGCTGGGCAGACGCTGTGGTCAGCCACCCGCAGTCTGTTGTCGAGCTGACTCGCCTGATTGCAGAGCCACCTGCAGACACTAG CGCTCCATCCTCTCCGGAGGGCAGGCCCACCTCCGGCGCCGACTCCCAGCCGCGCAGCGACCCCGGCCGGACTGCTGTCGCAACTGCGCCGCCCGCCGCTCTCCGACACTCTCCTCcaccagatgacgctgtcgtctcTCGCATGCG GAGCATTTCTGAGGAGGAAAGAGGTAGAAGGTTGATCCAGGCAGCTAAGCTGGGGATGGAGGAGGAGCTGCAGGTGCTGCTGGCGGCAGGAGCGGACGTGAGGGTGAGGGACGAAAACTGGAGCGGGTGGACCGCCCTGCACTGGGCAGCACAGTGGGGGCACGTGGAGGCAGTGAGGAGTCTCGTGCAGGGCGGGGCCGAGCTCGACGCCAGGGACAACTGCCAGAGCACGCCCATGCACCTGGCTGCGTTCTCTGGCCACGCCACCGTTGTGAAGATGCTGGCGGCGTCCTCTGCGGATCCCAATGCCAGGAACCAGTGGGGAGCGACGCCCCTGCACTGTGCGGCTTACTGCGGCTACGCAGACGTGGCAGCTGCACTGCTGGAAGTCGGCGCCAACAGGGAGGCGAGAGAGAACATGGGCAGGACGGCCCTGGACCTCGTAAGGCGGAACAAACACGAGCACCTCGAAAAGATGCTAATTTGA